Proteins encoded within one genomic window of Polynucleobacter duraquae:
- the secF gene encoding protein translocase subunit SecF: MEFFRIKKDIPFMRHALALNAVSLITFFAAVFFLWQNGLHLSIEFTGGTVMEVSYPQTAPLDSIRSKVEKLGYSDTQIQNFGSSRDVMIRLPLQKDAEGKIISSADQSASVMEALEPATSGVKLQRVEFVGPQVGRELAIDGLMALLFVIIGIVVYLSFRFEWKFAVAGIIANLHDIVIILGFFAFFQWEFSLSVLAAVLAVLGYSVNESVVIFDRIRENFRKYRKMSTSEIIDNAITSTISRTVITHGSTEMMVLAMLIFGGPTLFYFALALTIGILFGIYSSVFVAAALAMWLGVTREDLVKGDKKPDDVTRNDDPNFGAQI, translated from the coding sequence ATGGAATTTTTCCGAATTAAAAAAGACATTCCTTTTATGCGCCATGCACTGGCGCTGAACGCAGTTTCTCTCATCACCTTCTTCGCAGCCGTTTTCTTCCTTTGGCAAAACGGTCTTCACTTATCAATTGAGTTCACTGGCGGCACAGTGATGGAAGTGTCTTATCCACAAACAGCCCCTCTAGATTCAATCAGATCTAAGGTAGAAAAACTGGGTTACTCCGATACCCAGATTCAGAATTTTGGTAGCTCGCGTGATGTGATGATTCGCCTGCCACTCCAAAAAGATGCCGAAGGCAAAATAATTTCCTCTGCAGATCAAAGTGCATCAGTCATGGAGGCGCTTGAGCCAGCTACTTCAGGTGTAAAACTGCAACGTGTCGAGTTTGTTGGTCCACAGGTTGGACGTGAGCTGGCAATAGATGGATTGATGGCACTGCTATTTGTGATCATTGGTATTGTGGTGTACCTCTCCTTCCGCTTTGAGTGGAAATTTGCAGTCGCAGGCATCATCGCAAACTTACATGACATCGTGATTATTCTTGGCTTCTTTGCCTTCTTCCAGTGGGAGTTCTCACTCTCTGTTCTGGCTGCGGTATTGGCTGTATTAGGTTACTCAGTAAATGAGTCCGTGGTGATCTTTGACCGTATTCGCGAAAACTTTCGTAAGTATCGCAAGATGAGTACTTCCGAGATTATTGATAACGCCATTACCAGCACAATCAGCCGTACCGTGATTACTCACGGCAGTACGGAGATGATGGTTTTGGCAATGTTGATTTTTGGTGGCCCCACCCTCTTTTACTTTGCCTTAGCGCTTACTATTGGTATTTTGTTTGGTATTTACTCTTCAGTATTCGTGGCAGCAGCTCTAGCCATGTGGCTTGGCGTAACCCGCGAAGATTTAGTGAAGGGTGATAAAAAGCCGGATGATGTTACACGCAACGATGATCCCAACTTTGGGGCTCAGATTTAA
- a CDS encoding 3-deoxy-D-manno-octulosonic acid transferase: MQYGARPKIWFAVYQLLWHLLLPFAFIRLAWRTRHSSEYLHHFSERLGFAYGKKNTQGSVWIHAVSVGETRAAQPLVEAYLARGETILLTHMTLNGRRTGKALFEGAITAGQLRQVYLPYDLCWSVTNFIRAFKPKLGLFMETEAWPTMVFYCAEIGLPLFLVNARLSERSARRVKRFGNVGRSLFQAFSGILAQTQLDADRYRSLGVKQVKIVGNLKFDVPLDPSLVQQGQAWKQELHSKQRLMVCAASTRDGEEAIILKAWKNLLLGNTFEIAPLLCLVPRHPERFSEVANQIEDAGLTFRCRTEWLETPKDDASVDVILGDSMGEMPMYYSAADLVVMGGSLLPFGGQNLIEACAAGCPVVLGEHTYNFQQATLDAIEMGAAKRIEGDFSLRDSVALMDALKELLLNTAELAKMSSAAKSYALEHQGATQKIMAALENSNELRLKD, translated from the coding sequence TTGCAATACGGTGCTCGCCCCAAGATCTGGTTTGCTGTTTATCAACTGCTTTGGCATCTACTTCTGCCTTTTGCATTTATTCGCCTAGCTTGGCGCACACGCCACTCTTCGGAATATTTACATCACTTCTCTGAGCGTTTGGGTTTTGCTTATGGCAAGAAAAATACTCAGGGATCTGTATGGATTCATGCGGTATCTGTTGGTGAGACTAGAGCGGCTCAACCTTTGGTGGAAGCTTATCTAGCTCGTGGCGAGACGATTCTGTTGACGCATATGACGCTAAATGGTCGCCGCACTGGCAAGGCTCTATTTGAAGGAGCGATTACTGCGGGTCAATTGCGTCAGGTTTATCTGCCCTATGACCTCTGCTGGTCTGTTACTAATTTCATTCGCGCATTTAAACCCAAGCTCGGTTTATTTATGGAGACCGAAGCTTGGCCAACCATGGTGTTTTATTGTGCAGAAATTGGCCTGCCATTATTTTTAGTAAACGCACGCCTATCTGAACGAAGTGCTCGTCGTGTGAAGCGATTTGGTAATGTGGGAAGGTCTTTATTCCAAGCATTTTCAGGTATCTTGGCTCAAACACAATTAGATGCTGATCGGTATCGTAGTCTTGGCGTAAAACAAGTCAAGATTGTTGGCAACCTGAAGTTTGATGTGCCACTTGATCCTAGCTTAGTTCAGCAAGGTCAAGCTTGGAAGCAAGAACTCCATAGCAAACAACGCTTGATGGTCTGTGCTGCTAGCACTCGTGATGGTGAAGAGGCAATCATTCTCAAGGCTTGGAAGAATCTCTTGCTTGGCAACACTTTTGAGATTGCCCCATTGCTCTGTTTAGTCCCACGTCATCCTGAGCGCTTCTCTGAAGTAGCTAATCAAATTGAGGATGCGGGTCTGACATTTCGATGCCGTACCGAATGGCTTGAGACGCCAAAGGACGATGCCAGCGTAGATGTGATTCTGGGTGACTCAATGGGTGAGATGCCGATGTATTACAGCGCTGCTGACTTAGTAGTCATGGGCGGCAGCCTACTTCCCTTTGGTGGTCAAAATCTCATTGAGGCTTGTGCTGCCGGTTGCCCAGTAGTACTCGGTGAGCATACCTATAACTTCCAACAAGCTACTTTAGATGCCATTGAGATGGGTGCTGCAAAGCGTATTGAGGGAGATTTCAGCTTGAGAGATTCTGTAGCCCTCATGGATGCTTTAAAAGAGTTGCTGTTGAATACCGCTGAATTGGCAAAGATGTCGAGCGCTGCGAAGTCTTATGCGCTCGAGCATCAAGGTGCGACCCAAAAGATTATGGCCGCCCTTGAGAATTCAAACGAACTCAGATTGAAAGATTAA
- the purB gene encoding adenylosuccinate lyase, which yields MSQPISTLNALSPLDGRYAGKLDALRPWLSEAAFMRQRVFVEIHWLLALASAGLPDVPKISSADETFLLSLPENFSDFDAQCIKDIEAVTNHDVKAVEYFLKEKVAGRPDLLKASEFIHFACTSEDINNTSHGLMLRGARDEVLLPQLRKVLSVLTDLAIENAKVPLLSRTHGQPASPSTLGKELANIAKRLERAIATIAAVPLLGKMNGAVGNYNAHLSAYPNFDWENFSKNVVEKRLGLTFNPYTIQIEPHDGMAELFDAIARANTILLDMDRDFWAYISVGYFKQRTKAGEIGSSTMPHKVNPIDFENSEGNLGVANALLRHLAEKLPISRWQRDLTDSTVLRNLGPAFGHSVLAYDSALRGLGKLEVNHAAIAADLDACWEVLAEPVQTVMRRYGIENPYEQLKELTRGKGINQADLQTFIRGLKIPDDAKTLLLEMTPSSYLGKAVELTERLKK from the coding sequence GTGAGTCAGCCGATTTCTACTCTTAATGCACTATCCCCTTTAGATGGTCGCTATGCCGGCAAGCTGGATGCCTTGAGGCCCTGGTTATCCGAAGCTGCATTTATGCGGCAGCGCGTGTTTGTAGAGATTCATTGGTTGTTGGCTTTGGCCTCTGCGGGCCTGCCAGATGTACCAAAAATTAGTTCAGCAGATGAGACCTTCTTATTATCTTTGCCGGAAAACTTCTCTGATTTCGATGCGCAATGCATCAAGGATATCGAGGCAGTTACCAATCACGATGTCAAAGCGGTGGAGTATTTCTTAAAAGAAAAAGTAGCCGGTCGCCCAGATCTCTTGAAGGCCAGTGAATTTATACACTTCGCATGCACCTCTGAAGATATTAATAATACTTCGCATGGCTTGATGTTACGCGGGGCGCGTGATGAAGTGCTTCTGCCACAACTCAGAAAAGTTCTCTCAGTATTAACGGATTTAGCAATTGAGAATGCTAAGGTACCCTTGTTATCACGTACTCATGGCCAGCCTGCTTCTCCAAGCACGTTAGGTAAAGAGTTAGCTAATATTGCCAAACGTTTAGAGCGTGCAATTGCAACAATTGCAGCAGTACCTTTATTGGGAAAAATGAATGGTGCAGTAGGTAACTACAATGCGCATCTATCTGCTTATCCTAATTTTGATTGGGAAAACTTTTCTAAGAATGTCGTTGAAAAACGCTTAGGCCTGACCTTTAACCCATATACGATTCAGATTGAGCCGCACGATGGCATGGCTGAATTGTTTGATGCAATTGCTCGTGCCAACACAATCCTCTTGGATATGGATCGTGATTTCTGGGCGTACATTTCAGTTGGTTATTTTAAGCAACGCACTAAAGCAGGTGAGATTGGCTCTTCAACGATGCCGCATAAGGTAAATCCAATTGACTTTGAAAACTCTGAAGGTAACTTAGGGGTAGCAAATGCGCTGTTGCGTCATCTTGCAGAGAAGCTGCCAATTTCTCGTTGGCAGCGTGACCTGACTGATTCAACTGTATTGCGTAACCTTGGCCCAGCCTTTGGCCACAGCGTTTTAGCTTATGACAGCGCCCTACGTGGTCTAGGTAAGCTTGAAGTGAACCATGCAGCGATTGCAGCTGATTTAGATGCATGTTGGGAAGTATTGGCTGAGCCAGTGCAAACGGTGATGCGTCGTTATGGTATCGAGAATCCGTATGAGCAACTTAAAGAGCTCACTCGTGGCAAAGGTATTAACCAGGCTGATTTACAAACCTTTATTCGTGGCCTGAAGATTCCAGATGATGCAAAAACCCTGTTACTTGAGATGACCCCATCTTCTTATTTAGGTAAGGCGGTCGAATTGACCGAACGTCTGAAAAAGTGA
- a CDS encoding glutathione S-transferase N-terminal domain-containing protein: MKLIGSLTSPYVRKVRIVFLEKKVDLDLELENVWAADTKIALNNPLGKIPCLLLDDGEAIYDSRVIAEYADTLSPVSKLIPAGSRERATVKTWEALADGVEDAGILARLEVTLRPPEQQSAAWTERQMGKINGSLTQMSLKLGDSAWCHGNQMTLADIAVGCALGYLLFRFPNIAWQAQFPNLDTLYQKLMQRPSFAETAPPPA; encoded by the coding sequence ATGAAACTGATCGGATCCCTCACTAGCCCCTACGTACGCAAGGTACGCATTGTTTTCTTGGAAAAAAAGGTAGATTTAGACCTAGAACTTGAGAATGTCTGGGCAGCAGATACCAAAATAGCCCTCAACAACCCTTTGGGCAAGATTCCTTGCCTCCTTTTGGACGATGGTGAGGCAATTTATGACTCTCGCGTGATTGCGGAGTATGCCGATACCCTGAGCCCAGTTAGCAAGCTTATTCCAGCGGGTAGTCGTGAGAGGGCAACAGTCAAAACCTGGGAAGCCTTAGCAGATGGGGTGGAGGATGCAGGGATTCTGGCTCGATTAGAAGTCACTTTGCGTCCACCCGAGCAGCAGAGTGCCGCTTGGACTGAGCGTCAAATGGGCAAAATCAATGGCTCCCTTACCCAAATGTCCCTTAAATTAGGTGACAGCGCTTGGTGCCACGGCAACCAGATGACTTTGGCTGATATTGCTGTTGGCTGTGCCTTGGGTTATCTGCTATTCCGCTTTCCCAATATTGCTTGGCAAGCCCAATTCCCCAATTTAGATACCTTGTATCAAAAGTTGATGCAAAGGCCCTCCTTTGCAGAAACAGCGCCTCCACCCGCTTAA
- the mnmA gene encoding tRNA 2-thiouridine(34) synthase MnmA, with amino-acid sequence MISLDSVVIPASKPSKVVIGMSGGVDSSVAAWMLKQQGYEVIGLFMKNWEDDDSDEYCSARQDWLDVVSVADLIGIDVEAVNFAAEYRERVFAEFLREYAAGRTPNPDVLCNAEIKFKAFLDHAISLGADAIATGHYARVRHVNGRVQLLKALDASKDQSYFLHRLTQSQLANVLFPLGEIPKTQVRKIAEQIGLHNAAKKDSTGICFIGERPFREFLNRYLPRTPGLIKTPEGKTVGEHMGLAFFTLGQRKGIGLGGSQDGNGDAWYVARKDVANNTLYVAQGHEHPWLLANQLSTIDASWVAGVAPTPGQYSAKTRYRQADSLCTFAAGIAGPLSFELVFPEAQWAVTPGQSAVLYDGDICLGGGIISA; translated from the coding sequence ATGATCTCCCTCGATTCTGTCGTAATACCCGCCTCAAAACCCTCCAAAGTCGTGATTGGGATGTCTGGAGGGGTAGATTCGTCTGTTGCAGCCTGGATGCTCAAGCAACAAGGCTACGAAGTGATTGGACTTTTCATGAAAAACTGGGAAGATGATGATAGCGATGAATACTGCTCTGCACGTCAGGATTGGCTAGATGTGGTGTCTGTGGCTGACCTCATTGGGATTGATGTCGAAGCCGTCAACTTTGCTGCCGAGTACCGCGAACGCGTTTTTGCGGAGTTTTTGCGGGAATACGCTGCCGGCAGGACACCCAACCCAGATGTTTTGTGCAATGCAGAAATTAAGTTCAAAGCTTTTTTAGATCATGCCATCAGTTTGGGCGCGGATGCCATTGCAACAGGCCACTATGCGCGGGTTCGACATGTGAATGGTCGCGTACAGCTATTAAAGGCCTTGGATGCTAGTAAAGACCAAAGTTATTTCTTGCACCGCTTAACCCAGAGTCAATTGGCCAATGTGCTTTTTCCTTTGGGGGAGATTCCAAAGACGCAAGTGCGCAAGATTGCCGAGCAAATCGGCTTGCATAATGCCGCTAAAAAAGACTCCACAGGGATTTGCTTTATTGGGGAACGCCCTTTCCGCGAATTCTTAAACCGTTATCTGCCACGCACTCCCGGACTCATTAAAACCCCAGAAGGTAAAACGGTGGGTGAGCATATGGGCCTTGCCTTTTTCACACTAGGGCAGCGCAAGGGTATTGGTTTGGGTGGCAGCCAGGATGGCAATGGCGATGCTTGGTATGTCGCTCGCAAAGATGTCGCTAATAACACCTTATACGTCGCTCAGGGCCATGAGCACCCGTGGCTATTGGCCAATCAGCTTTCCACAATTGACGCTAGTTGGGTTGCTGGAGTTGCACCCACGCCTGGACAGTACTCTGCAAAAACCCGCTATCGTCAGGCAGACTCACTATGCACGTTTGCTGCTGGAATTGCAGGGCCTTTGAGTTTTGAATTAGTCTTTCCGGAAGCGCAATGGGCAGTCACTCCGGGTCAGTCTGCTGTTTTGTACGACGGAGATATTTGCTTGGGTGGCGGAATTATTTCCGCCTGA
- a CDS encoding Re/Si-specific NAD(P)(+) transhydrogenase subunit alpha — protein MRIGVPLEIRLGETRVAATPETVKKLIGQGHTVVIQKDAGVTASQPDSAYEAVGATIGSAADAFGAEIVLKVRAPEAAELKQIQSGSVLIGMLDPFDNNNIAAMAAQGVTAFSLEAAPRTTRAQSMDVLSSQANIAGYKAVMVAANEYQRFMPMLMTAAGTVKAARVLILGAGVAGLQAIATAKRLGAVIEASDVRPAAKEQIESLGAKFVDVPYETDEEREIAKGVGGYARPMPEAWMKRQAALVAERAQQADIVITTALIPGRKPPVLLHSDTVANMKPGSIVIDLAAGRGDNGSGNCPLTEEGKIVEKNGVKIIGYSNLASMVAADASALYARNLLDFMKLIVGQEAKLVIPTDDDIVTACLMCRDGQAIRKN, from the coding sequence ATGCGCATAGGAGTACCGCTGGAAATCAGACTTGGGGAAACTCGAGTTGCCGCCACACCGGAAACCGTTAAGAAACTGATTGGCCAAGGTCACACAGTTGTTATTCAAAAAGATGCGGGCGTTACAGCCAGCCAGCCTGATTCCGCATATGAAGCTGTTGGTGCGACGATTGGTAGCGCTGCTGATGCATTTGGAGCAGAGATTGTTCTAAAGGTCCGCGCACCTGAAGCCGCAGAACTTAAACAAATTCAATCTGGTAGCGTGCTCATTGGCATGCTCGATCCATTTGATAACAACAATATCGCCGCGATGGCCGCCCAAGGCGTGACTGCATTCTCATTAGAGGCTGCCCCACGTACTACTCGTGCACAAAGTATGGACGTCTTGTCTTCGCAAGCCAATATCGCAGGTTATAAAGCGGTGATGGTTGCCGCTAATGAGTATCAGCGCTTTATGCCAATGCTCATGACTGCAGCAGGAACTGTTAAAGCAGCACGCGTACTGATCTTGGGTGCTGGTGTTGCCGGCCTCCAAGCCATTGCAACTGCAAAGCGTTTGGGTGCCGTGATCGAAGCATCTGACGTGCGCCCTGCTGCTAAAGAGCAAATTGAATCTCTAGGAGCAAAGTTTGTTGACGTTCCTTACGAAACAGATGAAGAGCGTGAAATTGCTAAAGGCGTTGGTGGTTATGCGCGCCCAATGCCAGAGGCTTGGATGAAACGTCAAGCAGCATTAGTTGCGGAACGTGCTCAACAAGCTGACATCGTTATTACTACCGCCTTAATTCCAGGTCGCAAGCCGCCAGTCTTATTGCATAGCGATACCGTTGCCAATATGAAACCCGGTTCGATCGTGATCGACTTAGCAGCTGGTCGTGGTGACAATGGATCAGGCAACTGTCCTTTGACAGAAGAGGGCAAGATTGTTGAGAAAAATGGTGTGAAGATTATTGGTTACAGTAATCTCGCCAGCATGGTGGCTGCGGATGCTTCTGCTTTGTACGCACGCAACTTGCTCGACTTCATGAAGCTAATCGTTGGCCAAGAAGCGAAGTTGGTTATCCCAACCGATGATGACATCGTTACTGCTTGCCTTATGTGTCGTGATGGCCAGGCTATCCGTAAAAACTAA
- a CDS encoding proton-translocating transhydrogenase family protein — protein sequence MDLAAFQSILTVQNITVFVLAIFVGYQVVWNVTPALHTPLMAVTNAISGIIVVGALLQTEVIGGDEITLTSIIGAVAVFLASINIFGGFMVTRRMLEMFKKKAPKADATGTK from the coding sequence ATGGATCTCGCTGCTTTTCAAAGCATTCTCACAGTCCAAAACATCACCGTGTTTGTTTTGGCCATTTTTGTTGGCTATCAAGTAGTTTGGAATGTGACCCCTGCACTACACACTCCACTAATGGCGGTTACAAACGCGATCTCTGGAATTATTGTTGTCGGCGCACTGCTTCAAACTGAAGTTATTGGTGGCGACGAGATCACTCTCACCAGCATCATTGGTGCTGTAGCCGTCTTCTTAGCATCAATTAATATTTTTGGTGGCTTTATGGTCACCCGTCGCATGCTTGAAATGTTCAAGAAAAAAGCCCCTAAAGCTGATGCGACTGGAACCAAATAA
- a CDS encoding NAD(P)(+) transhydrogenase (Re/Si-specific) subunit beta encodes MSNITAISYLISSVLFILALRGLSSPTTSRQGNTFGMIGMLLAVITTFMIPDFKPVFSLIIGAVVAGAIIGILAAKRVQMTKMPELVALMHSFVGLSAVLIAIAAVFNPAQDHTGAQKIELFIGAFIGAITFTASIIAFGKLSGKVSGKSVTFAGQHLLNLILAIAMVSGGVMYFMTGSHEAFLVMCAIALVLGVTLIIPIGGADMPVVVSMLNSYSGWAAAGIGFTLNNPVLIIAGACVGSSGAILSYIMCKAMNRSILAVLLGGFGAEASAGGADDGGPKNYKTGSPEDAAFLMENADTVVIVPGYGLAVARAQHALKELTEKLTHHGVTVKYAIHPVAGRMPGHMNVLLAEAEVPYDQVFEMEDINSDFGQADVVLVLGANDVVNPAARTPGSPIFGMPILEAFKAKTIIVNKRSMAAGYAGLDNELFYMDKTMMVFGDAKKVVEDMVKSVS; translated from the coding sequence ATGTCAAACATAACCGCGATTTCCTACCTCATTTCATCGGTGCTCTTCATCCTCGCCTTGCGTGGATTGTCTTCACCAACCACATCACGTCAAGGTAATACCTTCGGCATGATCGGCATGCTGCTTGCCGTGATCACCACCTTCATGATTCCTGACTTTAAACCTGTCTTCTCATTGATTATTGGTGCGGTTGTTGCGGGTGCAATCATCGGAATACTTGCTGCTAAACGCGTGCAAATGACCAAGATGCCAGAGCTCGTAGCATTAATGCACTCTTTTGTTGGCTTATCAGCGGTATTGATTGCGATTGCAGCAGTATTTAATCCAGCCCAAGACCATACTGGCGCGCAAAAAATTGAGCTCTTTATTGGCGCATTTATTGGCGCGATCACCTTCACTGCTTCTATCATCGCTTTTGGGAAATTGTCCGGCAAGGTCAGTGGCAAATCGGTGACCTTTGCTGGCCAGCACTTACTCAACCTCATTCTCGCAATTGCTATGGTTTCTGGTGGCGTCATGTATTTCATGACAGGTAGTCACGAAGCATTCTTAGTGATGTGTGCGATTGCTTTGGTGTTAGGTGTGACTTTGATCATCCCAATCGGTGGCGCAGATATGCCAGTGGTTGTATCGATGCTTAACAGTTACTCTGGTTGGGCGGCTGCAGGTATTGGTTTTACATTAAACAATCCTGTATTAATTATTGCTGGCGCTTGCGTAGGCTCTTCTGGCGCGATTCTGTCTTACATTATGTGTAAGGCAATGAACCGCTCTATCTTGGCAGTCTTGCTTGGTGGATTCGGTGCCGAAGCTTCTGCCGGTGGTGCTGATGATGGTGGTCCAAAGAACTATAAAACCGGTTCACCAGAAGATGCTGCCTTCCTGATGGAGAATGCCGATACAGTTGTGATTGTTCCTGGCTATGGCTTGGCAGTTGCTCGTGCTCAGCACGCACTAAAAGAATTAACAGAAAAACTGACTCATCATGGTGTGACCGTGAAGTACGCCATTCATCCAGTAGCGGGTCGCATGCCTGGTCATATGAATGTACTCTTGGCTGAGGCTGAAGTTCCATACGATCAAGTATTTGAGATGGAAGATATCAACAGCGACTTTGGTCAAGCTGATGTCGTGTTGGTACTTGGTGCAAACGACGTGGTAAACCCTGCTGCTCGTACGCCAGGTAGCCCAATATTTGGCATGCCGATTTTGGAGGCATTTAAAGCTAAAACAATTATTGTCAACAAGCGCTCGATGGCTGCAGGTTATGCCGGCCTTGATAACGAACTCTTCTATATGGATAAAACTATGATGGTCTTCGGTGATGCGAAGAAGGTTGTGGAGGATATGGTGAAGTCTGTCAGCTAG
- a CDS encoding rhamnan synthesis F family protein, which translates to MHPSNQALVVAHFHQDGQLRSDTLNFLEACQGSFKRLIFVSTNLSEAQRALIPDFVECHLRENIGYDFFSYRLGVSLLVDTSIGCEGLGETFDRLTLMNTSFVISDAEKFIKNYFFDGLSKLDSDFVGLTLHLSDGTIYPHLQSFLLSFGKRVLNDERFIAWWSGLELLVNKDQIIRNYEIGLSKFIDELGYTKTSIYSPAKSQMILDPMHGNFEEILDKYGVLKIGLFKINPFRLKLDPLILRAQADEKFRLLLVDGMEN; encoded by the coding sequence ATGCATCCATCAAATCAAGCTCTTGTTGTGGCTCATTTTCATCAAGATGGACAATTACGGTCTGATACATTAAATTTTTTAGAGGCCTGCCAGGGCTCATTTAAGAGATTAATTTTTGTATCGACAAATTTATCTGAAGCTCAAAGAGCTTTAATTCCTGATTTTGTTGAGTGCCATCTCCGAGAAAATATTGGCTATGACTTTTTTTCTTATCGACTAGGTGTTTCCCTATTAGTTGACACCAGTATTGGATGTGAGGGTCTTGGGGAGACTTTCGATAGGTTAACTCTAATGAATACGTCTTTTGTTATTAGTGATGCGGAAAAATTTATAAAGAATTATTTCTTTGATGGGTTATCGAAATTGGATTCAGATTTTGTAGGCCTAACATTGCACTTATCCGATGGGACTATATATCCACATTTACAAAGCTTTTTGCTTTCATTTGGGAAAAGAGTCCTAAACGATGAGAGATTCATTGCATGGTGGAGTGGCTTGGAGTTGCTTGTTAATAAGGATCAAATAATTAGAAATTACGAAATTGGATTGAGCAAATTCATAGATGAACTTGGCTATACAAAAACTTCAATTTATTCCCCAGCTAAATCGCAAATGATTCTTGACCCGATGCATGGGAATTTTGAGGAAATACTTGATAAATATGGAGTTTTGAAGATTGGACTGTTCAAAATTAACCCCTTCAGGTTAAAGTTAGATCCCCTTATATTAAGGGCCCAAGCAGATGAAAAATTTAGACTGTTATTAGTTGATGGAATGGAAAATTAG
- a CDS encoding glycosyltransferase, protein MIPIIIPYYKNPEALAGCKLSIESQAYSPVEAYIRDNSDDNILYTRAVNEGLRKYSQMTGIKYILVLNQDAFLQKETINKLVNSMDNNQKCGICCPIQINPSGGEVFWSGSYDAFPVGRHSTEKLATITADFDTYWANGAAMLLRVEMIREIGLLDENMQFICSDADYSFTARARGWRVTVAHDAYVNHVGTSSTESKNDHLNTIKARDALYFSNKWLSGDLYRQLSYEGLRISNTQIRANSITLNKIINGRG, encoded by the coding sequence ATGATTCCAATCATAATTCCGTACTATAAAAATCCAGAAGCTCTAGCAGGCTGCAAGCTATCAATAGAGAGTCAAGCATATTCACCTGTTGAAGCATATATTCGCGATAACAGTGACGACAACATTCTCTACACCAGAGCTGTCAATGAAGGATTAAGAAAATATAGCCAGATGACTGGTATTAAGTACATTCTCGTTTTGAATCAAGATGCTTTTCTTCAGAAGGAAACAATCAATAAACTTGTCAATTCCATGGATAACAATCAGAAATGCGGGATATGCTGCCCAATCCAGATTAATCCAAGCGGAGGAGAGGTTTTTTGGAGTGGGAGTTATGACGCCTTTCCTGTTGGGAGGCACTCTACCGAGAAATTAGCTACGATCACAGCAGATTTTGATACCTATTGGGCAAATGGCGCTGCGATGTTATTGCGAGTAGAGATGATTAGGGAGATCGGTTTGCTGGATGAAAATATGCAATTTATTTGCTCGGATGCAGACTATTCATTTACGGCTAGAGCTCGCGGCTGGAGAGTTACTGTTGCTCATGATGCATATGTCAATCATGTTGGAACATCATCTACTGAGTCAAAAAATGACCATTTGAATACTATTAAAGCTAGAGACGCACTATATTTCTCTAATAAATGGCTATCTGGAGATTTATATCGCCAGCTTTCATATGAGGGCTTAAGAATTTCGAATACACAGATCCGTGCAAATTCAATCACACTTAATAAAATTATTAATGGCCGCGGTTAA